Proteins found in one Ptychodera flava strain L36383 chromosome 3, AS_Pfla_20210202, whole genome shotgun sequence genomic segment:
- the LOC139125482 gene encoding gamma-aminobutyric acid type B receptor subunit 2-like, translating to MQIVKAQLEPVFDETNPELEIYLVPEISYCSSRHSLYFSIALYCYKAVILLWGVFLAWETRRVSLAQLNDSTYIALSIYTLFVNYTIVLPVLYLKGNDVTFMFTFLTSAITIVNTAILLLVFVPKILLLNKDPESLTTSIIKISSSSHYGNTKGPRIVAESYRKVKQL from the exons ATGCAAATAGTAAAGGCCCAACTGGAACCAGTG TTTGACGAGACCAATCCTGAATTGGAGATTTACTTGGTTCCCGAAATTTCATACTGTTCTTCCAGGCATTCGCTTTATTTTTCCATTGCCTTATATTGCTACAAAGCTGTTATACTTCTTTGGGGTGTATTTCTGGCCTGGGAGACAAGACGGGTCTCTCTTGCACAACTCAATGACA GTACATACATCGCACTGTCCATCTATACACTCTTCGTTAACTACACAATCGTACTTCCGGTTCTTTACCTGAAAGGAAATGACGTCACATTTATGTTTACTTTCCTGACATCGGCCATTACCATCGTCAATACAGCGATATTGTTACTGGTGTTTGTACCAAAA ATTCTACTTCTGAACAAAGACCCCGAGTCTCTGACAACTAGTATCATCAAAATATCGAGTTCATCGCACTATGGTAACACAAAGGGTCCGAGAATCGTGGCAGAGTCTTACAGAAAGGTAAAACAGCTTTGA